Sequence from the Cellulomonas fimi ATCC 484 genome:
CGACCACCGGACCGACGAGCGTGCACGTCGTGCAGCTCACCGCGGGCGGGACGATCGGCCGGCACCGCGCGGTCCGCCGTCAGGTGCTCGCGGTCGTCTCGGGCGACGTCGAGGTGCAGGCGGACGACGACGCACGGGTGGTCGTCCCCGCGGGGTCCTTCGTCGTGTGGGAGCCCGGCGAGATGCACCAGACGTGGGCGACGACCGACGCCGTGCTGGCGGTGGCGGAGACGTCGGGCGAGCTCGAGCTGGACCAGGGCTTCACCGAGCGCACCTGACCGGCGTCAGTCGACGGGCGGTCCGTCGAGCTCGACGAGCATGCGCGTGTTGCCCAGCGTGTTGGGCTTCACGCGCGCGAGGTCGAGGAACTCCGCGACGCCGTCGTCGTGCGAGCGCAGCAGCTCGGCGTAGACCTCCGGCGTCACGGGCGTCCCCTCGATCGCGTGGAAGCCGTGCGCCTCGAAGAACGCCACCTCGAACGTCAGGCAGAACAGCCGGCGCAGCCCGAGGTCGCGCGCACGGCCGACGAGCGCATCGAGCAGCAGGTGACCGACGCCGCGCCCCCGGTACGCGGGGTCGACCGCGAGGGTCCGGACCTCCGCGAGGTCCTGCCACATCACGTGCAGCGCACCGCAGCCGACGACGGTCCCGTCGGGCGCCTCCGCGACGACGAACTCCTGCACGGCCTCGTAGTAGCCGACCCACTCCTTCGCGAGCAGGATGCG
This genomic interval carries:
- a CDS encoding cupin domain-containing protein; translated protein: MRLFDVVRYPLTRFESSGVVLDALPPTTGPTSVHVVQLTAGGTIGRHRAVRRQVLAVVSGDVEVQADDDARVVVPAGSFVVWEPGEMHQTWATTDAVLAVAETSGELELDQGFTERT
- a CDS encoding amino-acid N-acetyltransferase, translated to MTTEQTGEQLRVRAALPADVRAIRALVEPYAEQRILLAKEWVGYYEAVQEFVVAEAPDGTVVGCGALHVMWQDLAEVRTLAVDPAYRGRGVGHLLLDALVGRARDLGLRRLFCLTFEVAFFEAHGFHAIEGTPVTPEVYAELLRSHDDGVAEFLDLARVKPNTLGNTRMLVELDGPPVD